Proteins encoded together in one Pseudomonas sp. ADAK13 window:
- a CDS encoding MarR family winged helix-turn-helix transcriptional regulator, translating into MLASQCLCTNLRRAARGVSRHYDGALDGFGINVAQYSLLCNLQRLDQPSISSLADAMGLDRSTLGRNLRVLEGEGLVQLVEGDDLRNRLVLLTEAGNERLAAALPAWEAAQQKLIDQLGAEKRETLLALLDELA; encoded by the coding sequence ATGCTTGCCTCCCAATGTTTATGCACCAACCTGCGTCGCGCCGCTCGTGGCGTCAGCAGGCATTACGACGGCGCTCTCGACGGCTTCGGGATCAACGTTGCCCAGTATTCTCTGCTGTGTAATCTGCAGCGCCTCGATCAACCGAGCATTTCCAGCCTGGCGGATGCCATGGGCCTGGATCGCAGCACGCTGGGGCGCAACCTGCGGGTGCTGGAGGGCGAAGGCCTGGTGCAGTTGGTGGAGGGCGATGACTTGCGTAACCGCCTGGTGCTGCTGACCGAGGCGGGCAACGAACGGCTTGCCGCGGCATTGCCGGCCTGGGAAGCGGCGCAGCAGAAATTGATTGATCAGTTGGGCGCCGAAAAGCGCGAAACCCTGTTGGCCTTGCTGGATGAACTCGCTTGA
- the cbiB gene encoding adenosylcobinamide-phosphate synthase CbiB — protein MSVALLSVAAVALDALLGEPRRWHPLVAFGNFAGRIEQRFNSGGRGWRSHGVTAWVIAVVPLTLLATALSWAPYIGWVLEILALYCALGMRSLGEHVLPVAQALRSDDLDEARQRVSYLVSRQTSELDPTEVARAATESVLENGSDAVFAALFWFVVAGVPGVVLYRLSNTLDAMWGYRNERFERFGWAAAKIDDVLNYIPARLVALTYALLGKTRLALRCCRTQGPTWDSPNAGPVMAAGAGALGVELGGAAIYHGELHQRPQLGEGPPADADSIERGWQLVQRGVWLWLLILCVGAEFYA, from the coding sequence TGAGTGTGGCCTTGCTGAGTGTCGCTGCCGTGGCGCTGGATGCGCTGCTGGGCGAACCCAGGCGCTGGCATCCGCTGGTGGCGTTCGGCAATTTTGCCGGGCGCATCGAGCAGCGTTTCAACTCCGGCGGCCGTGGCTGGCGCAGCCATGGCGTGACGGCGTGGGTGATCGCGGTGGTGCCCCTGACGCTGCTGGCCACGGCCCTGTCGTGGGCGCCCTACATCGGTTGGGTATTGGAAATCCTCGCGCTGTATTGCGCCCTCGGCATGCGCAGCCTCGGCGAACACGTGCTGCCGGTGGCGCAGGCACTGCGCAGTGATGACCTGGACGAGGCGCGCCAGCGCGTCAGCTACCTGGTCAGCCGCCAGACCAGCGAACTGGACCCCACCGAAGTCGCCCGCGCGGCCACCGAGTCGGTGCTGGAAAACGGCAGCGACGCGGTATTCGCTGCACTGTTCTGGTTTGTGGTTGCTGGCGTGCCCGGCGTGGTGCTCTATCGTCTGAGCAACACCCTGGATGCCATGTGGGGCTATCGCAATGAACGCTTTGAACGTTTCGGCTGGGCTGCAGCAAAGATCGACGACGTGCTCAACTACATTCCGGCACGCCTGGTGGCGTTGACCTACGCGCTGCTGGGCAAAACCCGACTGGCGCTCAGATGCTGTCGCACCCAGGGCCCGACCTGGGACAGCCCCAACGCCGGCCCGGTGATGGCGGCGGGTGCCGGCGCCCTCGGCGTAGAGCTGGGCGGTGCGGCGATTTATCACGGCGAACTGCACCAGCGCCCGCAACTGGGCGAAGGCCCGCCCGCCGATGCAGACTCCATCGAGCGCGGCTGGCAACTGGTGCAACGCGGCGTGTGGCTGTGGTTGCTGATCCTGTGTGTGGGGGCGGAATTTTATGCTTGA
- the cobU gene encoding bifunctional adenosylcobinamide kinase/adenosylcobinamide-phosphate guanylyltransferase produces MLQMILGGARSGKSRLAEKLATDSGLSVTYIATSQPLDGEMSARVADHRERRPAEWGLIEEPIELARVLKENASPNHCLLVDCLTLWLTNLLMLEDPDRLKEEREALLQALASLPGEIIFVSNETGMGVVPLGELTRRYVDEAGWLHQALAERCQRVVLTVAGLPLTLKGTAL; encoded by the coding sequence ATGCTCCAAATGATCCTCGGCGGTGCCCGCTCCGGCAAAAGCCGCCTGGCTGAAAAACTCGCCACCGACAGCGGCCTGAGCGTCACCTACATCGCCACCAGCCAACCCCTGGACGGCGAAATGAGTGCGCGTGTCGCCGACCACCGCGAGCGTCGCCCTGCCGAATGGGGCCTGATCGAGGAGCCCATCGAACTGGCCCGCGTGCTCAAGGAAAACGCCAGCCCGAACCATTGCCTGCTGGTCGACTGCCTGACCCTATGGCTCACCAACCTGCTGATGCTCGAAGACCCCGACCGTCTAAAGGAAGAGCGCGAAGCCCTGCTGCAAGCCCTGGCCTCCCTGCCAGGAGAAATCATTTTTGTCAGCAACGAGACCGGAATGGGTGTCGTGCCGCTGGGCGAATTGACTCGCCGCTATGTCGATGAAGCCGGTTGGCTGCATCAAGCCTTGGCCGAACGTTGTCAGCGCGTTGTCCTGACCGTCGCCGGCCTGCCCCTGACTTTAAAAGGTACTGCGTTATGA
- the cobD gene encoding threonine-phosphate decarboxylase CobD yields the protein MLEHGGRLRKAAMQYGIPEAEWLDLSSGLAPWPFPIPEIPLRAWARLPETDDGLEQAACEYYGAPHVLPVAGSQAAIQLLPRLRRAGKVGVLSPCYAEHAEAWRRAGYIVREVLEQEVDFFLDSLDVLVVVNPNNPTGLSLSPQRLLDWHARLAQRGGWLVVDEAFMDITPQLSLASQAHQVGLIVLRSFGKFFGLAGVRLGFVLAERKLLKLLAEQVGPWAVSGPTRVLGQVCLRDTAGHVQQRLRCESASQRLFDVLERHDLRPQGGCALFQWMITDRAEQLHEFMAQRGILLRLFVDNSSLRFGLPDTEADWLRLEQALSAYKDAS from the coding sequence ATGCTTGAGCACGGTGGCCGCTTGCGCAAGGCGGCGATGCAATACGGCATTCCGGAAGCCGAATGGCTGGACCTGTCCAGCGGCCTGGCGCCGTGGCCGTTCCCGATCCCGGAAATCCCGCTGCGGGCCTGGGCGCGCCTGCCAGAAACCGATGACGGCCTGGAACAGGCCGCCTGCGAATATTATGGGGCGCCCCATGTGCTGCCGGTCGCTGGCTCCCAGGCCGCGATCCAGTTACTGCCGCGCCTGCGCCGGGCGGGCAAGGTCGGTGTGCTGTCGCCGTGCTACGCCGAGCACGCGGAGGCCTGGCGTCGTGCCGGCTATATCGTGCGCGAAGTGCTGGAGCAGGAAGTCGACTTCTTCCTCGACAGCCTCGACGTGCTGGTGGTGGTCAACCCCAACAACCCCACCGGCCTGAGCCTGTCGCCCCAACGCTTGCTGGACTGGCATGCACGCCTGGCCCAGCGCGGTGGCTGGCTGGTGGTGGATGAAGCCTTCATGGACATCACTCCGCAGTTGAGTCTGGCGAGCCAGGCTCATCAAGTCGGGCTGATCGTGCTGCGCTCGTTCGGCAAATTCTTCGGTCTGGCCGGGGTACGGCTGGGGTTTGTATTGGCCGAGCGCAAGCTGCTCAAACTGCTCGCCGAGCAGGTGGGGCCGTGGGCTGTCAGCGGGCCGACGCGGGTGCTGGGGCAAGTGTGCCTGCGCGATACCGCCGGCCATGTGCAACAGCGGCTGCGTTGCGAGTCGGCCAGCCAGCGTCTGTTTGACGTGCTTGAGCGCCACGACTTGCGGCCTCAGGGCGGCTGCGCGCTGTTCCAGTGGATGATCACCGACCGGGCTGAGCAGCTGCATGAATTCATGGCCCAGCGCGGCATCCTGCTGCGCCTGTTTGTCGACAACAGCAGCCTGCGGTTTGGCCTGCCGGACACCGAGGCCGACTGGCTGCGGCTGGAACAGGCGCTCAGCGCCTACAAGGACGCCTCATGA
- a CDS encoding MFS transporter, giving the protein MWRTSGWILVGSALILALSLGVRHGFGLFLAPMSAEFGWGRETFAFAIALQNLIWGLAQPFTGALADRFGAAKVVMIGGVLYALGLVFMGLSDSAWSLSLSAGLLIGIGLSGTSFSVILGVVGRAVAPEKRSMAMGIASAAGSFGQFAMLPGTLGLIGWLGWSAALLVLGVMVALIVPLVTMLKDRPLPAVAGQQTLREALREACSHSGFWLLAFGFFVCGFQVVFIGVHLPSYLVDQHLPASVGTTVLALIGLFNIFGTYTAGWLGGRMSKPRLLTGLYLLRAVVIVIFLWAPVTQTSAYLFGMAMGFLWLSTVPLTNGTVATLFGVRNLSMLGGIVFLFHQLGSFLGGWLGGVVYDRTGSYDLIWQVAIVLSLVAAALNWPVRERPVARLQAQMGVA; this is encoded by the coding sequence ATGTGGCGCACCAGCGGCTGGATTCTTGTGGGGAGTGCGCTGATCCTGGCATTGTCCCTCGGCGTACGGCATGGCTTTGGCTTGTTCCTGGCGCCCATGAGTGCCGAGTTCGGCTGGGGCCGAGAAACCTTTGCCTTTGCCATTGCCCTGCAAAACCTCATATGGGGCCTGGCGCAGCCGTTTACTGGCGCCCTGGCCGACCGCTTCGGCGCCGCCAAGGTGGTGATGATCGGTGGCGTGCTTTACGCGCTGGGCCTGGTGTTCATGGGCTTGTCGGACTCGGCGTGGTCGTTGTCCCTGAGCGCCGGCTTGCTGATCGGTATTGGCCTGTCGGGTACCTCGTTCTCGGTGATCCTCGGGGTGGTGGGGCGTGCCGTGGCGCCGGAAAAGCGCAGCATGGCCATGGGTATCGCCAGCGCCGCCGGCTCGTTCGGCCAGTTCGCCATGTTGCCGGGCACCCTCGGTTTGATCGGCTGGCTTGGCTGGTCCGCCGCATTGCTGGTGCTGGGAGTGATGGTGGCGTTGATCGTGCCGTTGGTGACCATGCTCAAGGACCGCCCGCTGCCAGCGGTGGCCGGTCAACAAACTTTGCGCGAGGCCTTGCGTGAGGCCTGTTCCCATTCAGGGTTCTGGTTGTTGGCGTTCGGTTTTTTTGTCTGCGGTTTCCAGGTGGTGTTTATCGGTGTGCACTTGCCGTCGTACCTGGTGGACCAGCACTTGCCGGCTTCCGTGGGCACCACGGTGCTGGCATTGATCGGGCTGTTTAATATCTTCGGCACCTATACCGCCGGCTGGCTCGGCGGGCGCATGTCCAAACCGCGCTTGCTGACCGGTTTGTACCTGCTGCGGGCGGTGGTGATTGTGATCTTCCTGTGGGCGCCCGTGACGCAAACCAGCGCCTACCTGTTTGGCATGGCAATGGGCTTCTTGTGGCTGTCCACGGTACCGCTGACCAACGGTACGGTCGCGACCTTGTTCGGGGTCAGAAACCTTTCCATGCTCGGTGGGATCGTGTTCCTGTTCCACCAACTCGGCTCGTTCCTCGGCGGCTGGCTGGGCGGAGTGGTCTATGATCGAACCGGTAGTTACGATTTGATCTGGCAAGTGGCAATCGTCCTGAGCCTGGTGGCCGCGGCCTTGAACTGGCCGGTGCGCGAGCGCCCGGTGGCACGTTTGCAGGCGCAAATGGGGGTGGCATGA
- the cobT gene encoding nicotinate-nucleotide--dimethylbenzimidazole phosphoribosyltransferase, whose amino-acid sequence MTDTWWLNPCKAIDPRAHEQALARQQQLTKPAGSLGQLEAVAVQLAGLQGQVKPSVDHLWIAIFAGDHGVVAEGVSAFPQEVTGQMLHNFVTGGAAISVLARQLDAKLEVVDLGTITPTLNLPGVRHLNIGAGTANFANGPAMTEAQGRLALQAGRDSVHRAIASGAQLFIGGEMGIGNTTAASALACALLDCQVSDLTGPGTGLNAQGVSHKVAVIERALALHAGDRDDALKTLFNLGGFEIAALVGAYLACAQAGVVVLVDGFICTVAALVATRLNPACREWLLFGHRGAEPGHRHVLQSLNAEPLLELGLRLGEGSGAALAVPLLRLACALHGQMATFAEAAVADRPA is encoded by the coding sequence ATGACCGACACCTGGTGGCTCAACCCCTGCAAAGCAATCGACCCGCGGGCTCACGAGCAAGCCCTGGCCCGCCAGCAGCAACTGACCAAACCCGCCGGTTCCCTCGGCCAGCTGGAAGCCGTCGCGGTACAACTGGCCGGCCTCCAGGGCCAGGTCAAACCCAGCGTCGACCACTTGTGGATCGCTATCTTCGCCGGCGACCACGGCGTCGTCGCCGAAGGGGTCTCCGCCTTCCCCCAGGAAGTCACCGGCCAGATGCTCCACAACTTCGTCACCGGCGGCGCCGCCATCAGCGTGCTGGCGCGCCAACTCGACGCGAAACTGGAAGTGGTCGACCTTGGCACCATCACCCCCACATTGAACCTGCCCGGCGTGCGCCACCTTAACATCGGTGCCGGCACCGCCAACTTCGCCAATGGCCCGGCAATGACTGAAGCCCAGGGCCGACTGGCCCTGCAAGCCGGCCGCGATAGCGTGCACCGCGCTATTGCGAGCGGCGCGCAGCTGTTTATTGGCGGCGAAATGGGCATCGGCAACACCACCGCCGCCAGCGCCCTGGCCTGCGCGCTGCTGGACTGCCAGGTCAGTGACCTCACTGGCCCGGGCACCGGCCTGAATGCCCAGGGCGTCAGCCACAAAGTCGCCGTCATCGAACGCGCCCTGGCCCTGCACGCCGGCGACCGTGATGACGCGCTGAAAACCCTGTTCAACCTCGGCGGCTTCGAAATTGCCGCGCTGGTGGGCGCCTACCTGGCCTGCGCCCAAGCGGGCGTGGTGGTGCTGGTGGACGGCTTTATCTGCACAGTTGCCGCACTGGTCGCCACGCGCCTTAACCCGGCCTGTCGCGAATGGCTGCTGTTCGGCCATCGCGGTGCCGAGCCCGGTCACCGTCACGTGCTGCAAAGCCTCAATGCTGAACCGCTGCTGGAACTCGGCCTGCGCCTGGGCGAGGGCAGTGGCGCTGCGCTGGCCGTGCCGTTGCTGCGCCTGGCCTGTGCGCTGCACGGGCAGATGGCAACCTTCGCCGAAGCAGCCGTGGCGGACCGCCCGGCATGA
- the cobC gene encoding alpha-ribazole phosphatase family protein, producing MTLHLDLLRHGETELGGGLRGSLDDALTARGWEQMRAAVVEQGPWDRLVSSPLQRCARFAEELGARLNLPVTLEKDLQELHFGAWEGQSAAALMETDADALGLFWADPYRFTPPEGEPVSQFSARVLGAVARLYQAYDGQRVLLISHGGVMRLLLAQARGLPREQLLNVEVGHGALFSLQVEADGVLKEGI from the coding sequence ATGACCCTGCACCTGGACCTGCTGCGCCACGGCGAAACCGAACTGGGCGGCGGCTTGCGCGGCAGCCTGGACGACGCGCTCACCGCCAGGGGCTGGGAACAGATGCGTGCGGCGGTGGTGGAGCAGGGCCCGTGGGACCGTCTGGTCAGTTCGCCGTTGCAACGTTGTGCGCGATTTGCCGAGGAGCTGGGCGCGCGCCTTAATCTGCCGGTCACGCTGGAAAAGGATTTGCAGGAGCTGCATTTCGGCGCCTGGGAAGGGCAGAGCGCTGCGGCCTTGATGGAGACTGACGCCGACGCGCTGGGACTGTTCTGGGCCGATCCCTACCGCTTCACACCGCCCGAGGGCGAGCCGGTGTCGCAGTTTTCCGCGCGAGTACTGGGCGCAGTCGCGCGCTTGTATCAAGCGTATGACGGCCAGCGCGTGCTGCTGATCAGCCACGGCGGGGTCATGCGTTTATTGCTCGCCCAGGCGCGCGGTTTGCCGCGTGAGCAGTTGTTGAATGTCGAAGTCGGCCACGGTGCCCTGTTCAGCCTGCAGGTCGAGGCGGATGGCGTATTAAAGGAAGGAATCTAA
- a CDS encoding OmpP1/FadL family transporter: MKKVMLKTTLSLAVAMASSHVFASGFALNEQDVAGMGTGFAGRSSSAYNASTVYGNPAGMARLEGQQVTGGVAAIDASTNIKDVSGRSSGSNKGDMVPFTAVPFGFYTNKLNEQWAVGFGVYAPFGLVTDYENGFQGKAFGSKSEVKVITFQPTVSYAFNDRVSIGFGPTINRISGTLESDINLPIAGTGSNNIKIKGDDTALGFNAGLLVQATDTTRVGLTYHSKVKYKLEGHTEVTKGTNVPASLLNNGRYDASLKIDTPESWDLSVTQDLSDAWKLYAGATWTRWSRLKDITVNNEGVSAAAGSGALAPQIVGSIKEEQNWHDTWAYALGTSYRVTKQVVLRTGLTFDQSPTNNTDRSPRIPTGDRTIFSLGLGYDVMPNMTIDLAYSYLKEEPVKVARSNALGQSYNAKYENSANGFGLGVTYKF; this comes from the coding sequence ATGAAAAAAGTAATGCTCAAGACGACACTTAGCCTCGCCGTTGCAATGGCCTCTTCCCACGTGTTCGCGAGCGGCTTCGCCCTCAACGAACAGGACGTTGCCGGGATGGGTACCGGTTTTGCGGGACGTTCTTCATCTGCCTATAACGCAAGCACCGTTTATGGTAACCCTGCCGGTATGGCTCGCCTCGAAGGCCAGCAAGTTACAGGTGGTGTTGCAGCGATCGATGCCTCCACCAATATCAAAGATGTCAGTGGCCGCTCCAGCGGCAGCAACAAAGGCGACATGGTGCCTTTCACTGCCGTTCCTTTCGGTTTCTACACCAATAAACTCAATGAGCAATGGGCTGTCGGTTTCGGCGTCTATGCACCATTTGGCCTGGTGACTGATTACGAAAATGGCTTCCAGGGCAAAGCATTCGGCAGTAAGAGCGAAGTGAAGGTCATCACCTTCCAGCCAACCGTCAGCTATGCCTTCAACGACCGGGTTTCCATTGGTTTTGGTCCGACTATCAACCGTATCTCCGGTACGCTTGAGTCCGACATCAACCTGCCAATCGCGGGTACCGGCTCCAACAACATCAAGATCAAGGGTGACGACACCGCGCTAGGCTTCAACGCCGGCCTGCTGGTACAAGCCACTGACACCACTCGTGTGGGCCTGACCTACCACTCGAAAGTGAAGTACAAGCTCGAAGGCCATACCGAAGTGACCAAAGGGACCAACGTTCCTGCCAGTCTCTTGAACAACGGCCGCTACGACGCCTCGCTGAAGATCGACACGCCTGAATCCTGGGACCTGTCCGTTACTCAAGACTTGAGCGACGCCTGGAAACTCTATGCGGGCGCAACCTGGACGCGCTGGAGCCGACTGAAAGACATCACCGTCAATAACGAAGGCGTCTCGGCCGCCGCGGGCAGCGGTGCCTTGGCTCCGCAAATTGTCGGCAGCATCAAGGAAGAGCAGAACTGGCACGATACCTGGGCCTACGCCCTGGGTACTTCGTACCGTGTGACCAAGCAGGTGGTACTGCGTACCGGCCTGACGTTCGACCAATCGCCGACCAACAACACTGATCGCTCGCCGCGCATCCCTACCGGTGACCGGACGATCTTCAGCCTCGGCCTGGGCTACGACGTAATGCCGAACATGACCATCGACCTGGCTTACTCCTACCTCAAGGAAGAACCGGTCAAAGTTGCACGCTCTAACGCACTGGGCCAGTCCTACAACGCCAAGTACGAAAACAGCGCCAACGGTTTCGGCCTGGGTGTGACGTACAAGTTCTGA
- a CDS encoding cobyric acid synthase — protein sequence MSTLMVQGTTSDAGKSTLVTALCRWLVRQGIPVVPFKPQNMALNSAVTAEGGEIGRAQAVQAQAANLAPHTDMNPVLLKPNSDTGSQVIIHGRAVTTMNAVAYHDYKAIAMQAVLASHARLSAAYPVVMVEGAGSPAEINLRANDIANMGFAEAVDCPVLLIADINRGGVFAHLVGTLELLSPTEQARVKGFIINRFRGDIALLQPGLDWLEARTGKPVVGVLPYVMDLHLEAEDGIDQRQIDKAAQVLKVVVPVLPRISNHTDFDPLRLHPQVDLQFVGPGQAIPAADLIILPGSKSVRSDLAYLRANGWDTAVARHLRYGGKVLGICGGLQMLGEQVHDPLGLEGPCGSSAGLGLLGFSTTLEEEKQLRNVRGRLLLEEAEVSGYEIHAGVTSGAGLLRPAVQLDDGRSDGAQSEDGQILGTYLHGLFETPAACGALLRWAGLEDVQEVDYHGLRERDIERLADLVEQHLDTGLLRSLCGV from the coding sequence ATGAGTACTTTGATGGTGCAGGGCACCACATCCGACGCGGGCAAAAGCACGCTGGTGACCGCACTCTGCCGCTGGCTGGTGCGCCAGGGCATCCCGGTGGTGCCCTTCAAACCCCAGAACATGGCCCTCAACAGTGCCGTGACTGCCGAAGGTGGCGAGATCGGCCGCGCCCAGGCGGTGCAGGCCCAGGCGGCCAACCTGGCGCCCCACACCGACATGAACCCGGTGCTGCTCAAGCCCAACAGCGACACAGGCTCCCAGGTGATTATCCATGGACGCGCCGTGACCACCATGAATGCCGTGGCTTATCACGATTACAAAGCCATCGCGATGCAGGCAGTGCTGGCCTCCCATGCGCGTTTGAGTGCGGCGTATCCGGTGGTGATGGTCGAGGGCGCGGGCTCGCCGGCAGAGATCAATCTGCGGGCGAATGACATCGCCAATATGGGCTTTGCCGAAGCGGTGGACTGCCCGGTGCTGCTGATCGCCGACATCAATCGAGGCGGGGTGTTTGCGCATTTGGTGGGCACGCTGGAATTGCTGTCGCCGACCGAACAGGCGCGGGTCAAAGGCTTCATCATCAATCGGTTTCGCGGGGACATTGCGCTGTTGCAGCCGGGGCTGGATTGGCTGGAGGCGCGTACCGGCAAGCCAGTGGTGGGGGTGTTGCCGTACGTGATGGATTTGCACCTGGAGGCGGAGGACGGCATCGACCAGCGCCAGATCGACAAGGCGGCGCAGGTGCTCAAGGTGGTGGTGCCGGTGTTGCCGCGTATCAGCAATCACACGGACTTTGATCCGCTGCGGTTGCACCCGCAGGTGGATTTGCAGTTTGTCGGGCCGGGGCAGGCGATTCCGGCGGCGGACCTGATTATTTTGCCGGGCTCGAAGAGTGTGCGCAGTGATCTGGCGTATTTGCGGGCCAATGGGTGGGACACGGCCGTGGCGCGGCACCTGCGTTATGGCGGGAAGGTGTTGGGGATTTGTGGTGGGTTGCAGATGCTCGGCGAGCAGGTGCATGACCCGCTTGGGTTGGAAGGGCCTTGCGGTTCGAGCGCCGGTCTTGGGTTGTTGGGGTTCAGTACGACGCTGGAAGAAGAGAAGCAGCTGCGCAATGTGCGGGGGCGGTTGTTACTGGAGGAGGCCGAGGTGAGTGGGTATGAGATCCACGCGGGTGTAACCAGTGGCGCCGGTTTATTGAGGCCTGCGGTGCAGTTGGACGATGGGCGCAGTGATGGGGCGCAGAGTGAGGATGGGCAGATTCTCGGGACCTATTTGCATGGGTTGTTTGAGACGCCGGCGGCGTGCGGTGCATTGTTGCGGTGGGCTGGGTTGGAGGATGTGCAAGAGGTGGATTATCACGGGTTGCGGGAGCGGGATATTGAGCGGTTGGCGGATCTGGTAGAGCAGCATTTGGATACTGGGTTGCTGCGTTCGTTGTGTGGGGTTTGA
- a CDS encoding adenosylcobinamide-GDP ribazoletransferase, with protein sequence MLPFWIALQFLSSLPIRLPGMPQPQELGRSLLFYPVVGLLFGLLLWGLNAVLMGAPLLLHAALLLTAWVLLSGGLHLDGLADSADAWLGGFGDRERTLTIMKDPRSGPIAVVTLGLVLLLKFTALVALIEQHNGAALILAPLIGRASMLALFLTTRYVRAGGLGQALADHLPRIVGQQVLILSGLACILIGGFSGGIAVLLAALCFIGLRQLMVNRLGGTTGDTAGALLELLEVAVLIGLAL encoded by the coding sequence ATGCTGCCGTTCTGGATCGCCTTGCAGTTCCTCAGCAGCCTGCCGATTCGCTTGCCGGGCATGCCGCAACCGCAGGAGTTAGGGCGCTCGTTGTTGTTTTATCCCGTGGTTGGGCTGTTGTTCGGGCTACTGCTGTGGGGCTTGAACGCCGTGTTGATGGGCGCACCCTTGCTGCTGCATGCCGCGCTGCTGTTGACCGCGTGGGTGTTGCTCAGCGGCGGCCTGCACCTGGACGGCCTGGCCGACAGCGCTGACGCCTGGCTCGGTGGCTTCGGCGACCGCGAGCGTACCCTGACCATCATGAAAGACCCGCGCAGCGGGCCGATCGCGGTGGTCACCCTGGGCCTGGTGTTGCTGCTCAAATTCACCGCATTGGTGGCATTGATCGAGCAACACAACGGCGCCGCGCTGATCCTCGCACCGTTGATCGGTCGCGCGTCGATGCTGGCGCTGTTTCTCACCACGCGGTACGTACGTGCCGGTGGGTTGGGGCAGGCGTTGGCGGATCATCTGCCACGCATCGTCGGCCAACAGGTGCTGATCCTCAGCGGTCTGGCGTGTATCCTGATCGGCGGCTTCAGTGGCGGGATTGCCGTGTTGCTGGCGGCCCTGTGCTTTATCGGCTTGCGCCAACTGATGGTCAATCGCCTCGGCGGCACCACCGGCGACACCGCTGGCGCGCTGCTGGAACTGCTGGAAGTCGCGGTGTTGATCGGTCTGGCGCTGTAA
- a CDS encoding glutathione peroxidase encodes MHMRWLAVPALMVAFGGVAMAADCPPLLEGQLPKLRAKESIDLCQRFAGKPLVIVNTASFCGFAPQFKGLEALYQRYKGQGLEVIGVPSDDFKQEAKTGEETAKVCYVNYGVTFTMTEPQKVKGPDAVHLFKILAQQSSAPKWNFYKYVVDRQGKVIANFSSLTKPDSPDLIKAVEEALASKP; translated from the coding sequence ATGCACATGCGCTGGCTTGCAGTACCCGCTCTGATGGTGGCTTTTGGCGGCGTCGCCATGGCCGCCGATTGCCCACCGTTGCTTGAAGGCCAGTTGCCCAAGCTGCGCGCCAAGGAATCCATCGACCTGTGCCAACGCTTCGCCGGCAAGCCGCTGGTGATCGTCAACACCGCCAGCTTCTGCGGGTTTGCGCCACAGTTCAAAGGGCTCGAAGCCTTGTATCAGCGCTACAAGGGCCAGGGCCTGGAAGTGATTGGCGTGCCGTCCGACGACTTCAAGCAGGAAGCCAAGACCGGCGAGGAAACCGCCAAGGTTTGCTACGTGAACTACGGCGTGACCTTCACCATGACCGAGCCACAGAAGGTCAAGGGCCCGGACGCGGTGCATCTGTTCAAGATCCTGGCGCAGCAGAGCAGCGCGCCGAAGTGGAATTTCTACAAGTACGTGGTGGACCGCCAGGGCAAGGTAATTGCCAACTTCTCCAGCCTGACCAAGCCGGATAGCCCCGATTTGATCAAGGCGGTGGAAGAGGCGCTGGCTTCGAAGCCCTGA